In Puntigrus tetrazona isolate hp1 chromosome 22, ASM1883169v1, whole genome shotgun sequence, one genomic interval encodes:
- the LOC122328021 gene encoding LOW QUALITY PROTEIN: NLR family CARD domain-containing protein 3-like (The sequence of the model RefSeq protein was modified relative to this genomic sequence to represent the inferred CDS: inserted 2 bases in 2 codons): MSLSKKQSVRSGSHVSSSVSVKSNRSKDKPPVFSEETPSATESLQHEPLASDFQINRNHRNFPDNLLGIFQDLEKKIITFLKNELEMFKKILQKENKQHFVENFNENRSSNREAALDLTLYFLREMKQDIAADTLEDELIFIHQLKCSLKKKYKCVFEGITKQGDSTLLKNIYTDLYITQGCSEQVNTEHEVRQIEVASRRHETQEKQVECKNLFEASEQDEQIRTVLTKGVAGIGKSVSVQKFVLDWAEGKENQDISFVFPLPFREMNLKEKEKLSLMDLISQFFPETKGLNLTRRNQFKVLFILDGLDECRLPLNFKDNEILCDVLSAASLDVLLTNLIKGNLLPSALIWITTRPAAASKIPPECIELLTEIRGFNDAQKEEYFRKRFTDQNQAKEIIEHVKQXKSLFIMCHIPVFCWISATVLQNILEEKRKNVMKNNESEDASKTLQESNTEDTPKTLTQMYTHFLRFQIQQSRRKYDGEHTPDVSWDXRCYLSLGKLAFDQLERNNVVFYDTDLEACGIDVYKASVYSGMCTQIFKEETGIVLGTMYCFVHLSIQEFIAALYAHLFLDINKKSVFDQDSTQQENKSEIDLLKTAVDKALESDNGHRDLFLRFLLGLSLQSNQRLLQGLLTQKNKNDPSKKEIVEYIKQKFEANLSPERSINLFYCLNELNDQTLVKEIQTHLNKGRLSSADLSPAQWSALVFVLLTSEEELEEFDLQKFKKSDECLIRLSAVIKTSKRAL; the protein is encoded by the exons TCTTCAACATGAACCATTAGCCTCAGACTTTCAGATTAACAGGAATCACAGAAATTTCCCAGACAACCTCCTAGGAATCTTTCAg GACCTTGagaagaaaataattacatttctaaaaaatgaGCTTGAAATGTTCAAGAAAATTTTACAGAAAGAGAACAAGCAACACTTTGTGGAGAATTTTAATGAGAACAGAAGCAGTAACAGAGAAGCAGCTCTTGATCTCACGCTCTACTTCCTGAGAGAGATGAAGCAAGATATAGCTGCCGATACTCTAGAAG ATGAGCTGATCTTCATTCATCAGCTAAAGTGTAGCCTAAAGAAGAagtataagtgtgtgtttgaaggaATCACAAAGCAAGGAGACTCTACACTTCTGAAGAACATCTACACAGATCTCTATATCACTCAGGGTTGTAGTGAACAAGTCAATACTGAACATGAGGTCAGACAGATTGAAGTTGCTTCCAGACGTCATGaaacacaagagaaacaggttgAGTGCAAAAATTTGTTTGAAGCATCTGAACAAGACGAGCAGATCAGAACTGTACTGACAAAAGGAGTCGCTGGCATCGGAAAAtcagtctctgtgcagaagtttgTTCTGGATTGGGCcgaaggaaaagaaaatcaagATATCAGCTTCGTGTTTCCTcttccattcagagagatgaacttaaaggagaaagaaaaactaagTTTGATGGACCTTATATCTCAGTTTTTCCCAGAGACGAAAGGACTGAATCTTACAAGAAGAAATCAGTTCAAAGTCCTGTTCATTCTTGATGGATTGGATGAATGTCGACTTCCTCTAAACTTTAAGGATAATGAGATAttgtgtgatgttttatcagcagCATCTCTGGATGTTCTCCTAACAAACCTGATCAAGGGAAATCTGCTTccttctgctctcatctggatcaccacCAGACCAGCAGCTGCCAGTAAGATTCCTCCTGAATGTATCGAGCTGCTGACAGAGATACGAGGATTCAATGATGCACAGAAGGAGGAGTACTTCAGAAAAAGATTCACAGATCAGAATCAGGCCAAAGAAATCATCGAACATGTTAAAC TCAAAAGTCTCTTtatcatgtgccacatcccagtcttctgctggatttCAGCCACAGTTCTCCAGAACATTTTAGAGGAGAAACgaaaaaatgtgatgaaaaataATGAGTCTGAAGATGCCTCCAAAACACTACAGGAGTCAAATACTGAAGACACTCCTAAGACTCTGacacaaatgtacacacactttcTTAGATTTCAGATCCAGCAGAGCAGAAGAAAGTATGATGGAGAACACACACCAGATGTTTCTTGGG AAAGATGCTATCTTTCACTGGGGAAACTGGCATTTGATCAGCTGGAAAGAAACAATGTGGTCTTCTATGACACAGATCTGGAAGCCTGTGGTATTGACGTCTATAAGGCATCAGTATACTCAGGCATGTGTACCCAGATCTTTAAGGAGGAAACAGGGATCGTTCTTGGTACCATGTACTGCTTCGTTCACTTGAGCATTCAAGAGTTTATTGCAGCTCTTTATGCTCATCTGTTTCTGgacatcaacaaaaaaagtgtgtttgatcAAGACTCTAcacaacaagaaaacaaaagtgaaattgATTTGCTCAAGACTGCAGTGGACAAGGCTCTAGAGAGTGATAATGGACACCGAGATCTTTTTCTTCGATTCCTCCTTGGTTTGTCACTCCagtccaatcagagactcttacagGGTCTGTtgacacagaaaaataaaaatgacccgAGCAAAAAAGAAATAGTTGAGTACATCAAGCAGAAATTTGAAGCTAATCTGTCTCCAGAGAGATCCATCAATCTGTTCTACTGTCTGAATGAATTGAACGACCAAACTCTGGTGAAAGAGATTCAGACCCACCTTAACAAAGGGAGACTTTCATCTGCTGACCTTTCACCTGCCCAGTGGTCTGCTTTGGTATTTGTGTTGTTGACATcagaggaggagctggaggagtttGATCTTCAGAAATTCAAGAAATCAGACGAGTGTCTCATTAGGTTATCAGCAGTCATCAAAACCTCCAAAAGAGCTCTGTAA